From a single Capsicum annuum cultivar UCD-10X-F1 chromosome 12, UCD10Xv1.1, whole genome shotgun sequence genomic region:
- the LOC124889655 gene encoding uncharacterized protein LOC124889655, giving the protein MDGQAERTIQTLEDMLRACAFDFRGSWDENLPLIEFAYDNNYHTSIQMAPFVVLYERWCRSPIAWFEVAEVTIVGPDTVFEAIEKVNLIRERLKIAHNRQKSYADVRKDVGDCVVVNPSEIPNVQDSLSFDEVPVEILDHQVRKLRNKKFSLVKVLWRNKSIEGATWEAKDDIKTKYPYLFSTNPDQHEGIILS; this is encoded by the exons ATGGATGGTCAGGCCGAGAGAACcatccaaacattggaggatatgttgagagcatgtgctttCGACTTcagaggtagttgggatgagaatttGCCACTAATTGAGTTCGCGTATGACAACAATTATCATACTAGCATCCAGATGGCACCATTTGTGGTTTTGTATGAGAGatggtgtagatcacccatagccTGGTTCGAGGTGGCTGAGGTTACTATAGTTGGACCTGATACAGTATTTGAGGCAATTGAGAAGGTGAatttgattagagagaggttgaagataGCTCATAAtcgccaaaagtcatatgcagatgtgag GAAAGacgttggtgattgtgttgttgtaaaTCCTTCGGAAATCCCTAAtgttcaagatagtctttcatttgatgaggttcctgttgagattctagaTCACCAAGTACGGAAGCTAAGGAACAAAAAATTTTCATTGGTCAAAGTATTGTGGAGGAACaaatctattgagggtgctacttgggaagctaaagatgATATAAAAACCAAGTACCCatacctcttctccacaaatcCTGATCAACACGAAGGTATCATTCTCTCTTAA